One window from the genome of Motilibacter peucedani encodes:
- a CDS encoding S9 family peptidase — translation MSDTETARELPAWEQRFRAARVSLPDWAQDAPHRCLYVANPTGTFELYAWDRREGTHRQVTSRPNGTSEGTLTPDGEQIWWFDDTDGDEHGVWRVQPFAGGSDEPAAPGLAAAYSAGLALGRSGLAVVGRSDDEIGTEIAAVVPGGEPRVLYRHEQSAYVGDLSDDETLLALAHSEHGDSRHPDVRVVRVSDGSTVAELSDGPGLGLHPAGFAPVAGDTRLLVGHERHGRDELLVWDVATGEVRELAIDLPGEISASWYPDGAALLVDHEFQARSELHRLDLASGELERLETPPGVVSGATARPDGVELAWSSAATPAQVRTLDGAVVLTPPGPPAPPSVPVRDLWVEGPGGRIHALVSLPEGGAAPYPAVFLVHGGPSWHDSDAFAADVAAYVDAGLAVVRVNYRGSTGYGSAWRDAIEGRVGLTELEDLEAVWSAAVSDGLVDAQRVALSGGSWGGYLTLLGLGRLPQLWEAGVGAVPVADYVAAYEDEMEPLKAFDRSLFGGSPEQVPDRYRESSPLTYVEQVRAPVLVLAGENDPRCPIRQIENYLAALESRGVPHEVYRFDAGHGSLVVDERVRQMRAELGFVCRHLGLPTPA, via the coding sequence ATGAGCGACACCGAGACCGCCCGCGAGCTGCCCGCCTGGGAGCAGCGGTTCCGCGCCGCGCGCGTCTCGCTGCCCGACTGGGCGCAGGACGCGCCCCACCGCTGCCTCTACGTCGCGAACCCGACGGGCACCTTCGAGCTGTACGCGTGGGACCGCCGCGAGGGCACCCACCGACAGGTGACGAGCCGGCCCAACGGCACGAGCGAGGGGACGCTGACGCCCGACGGCGAGCAGATCTGGTGGTTCGACGACACCGACGGCGACGAGCACGGCGTGTGGCGGGTGCAGCCCTTCGCCGGTGGCTCCGACGAGCCGGCCGCGCCGGGCCTCGCCGCCGCGTACTCCGCCGGCCTGGCGCTCGGGCGCTCGGGCCTCGCGGTCGTCGGCCGCTCCGACGACGAGATCGGCACCGAGATCGCCGCGGTCGTCCCGGGCGGCGAGCCGCGCGTGCTCTACCGCCACGAGCAGAGCGCCTACGTCGGCGACCTGTCCGACGACGAGACGCTGCTGGCGCTCGCGCACAGCGAGCACGGCGACTCGCGGCACCCCGACGTACGCGTGGTGCGGGTCTCGGACGGCTCCACCGTCGCGGAGCTCTCCGACGGCCCCGGGCTGGGGCTGCACCCGGCGGGGTTCGCGCCCGTCGCCGGCGACACCCGGCTGCTGGTGGGCCACGAGCGCCACGGCCGCGACGAGCTGCTGGTGTGGGACGTCGCCACCGGCGAGGTCCGCGAGCTGGCGATCGACCTGCCCGGCGAGATCAGCGCCAGCTGGTACCCCGACGGCGCCGCGCTGCTCGTCGACCACGAGTTCCAGGCGCGCAGCGAGCTGCACCGGCTCGACCTCGCCAGCGGGGAGCTGGAGCGGCTGGAGACACCGCCGGGCGTCGTGAGCGGGGCCACCGCGCGGCCCGACGGCGTCGAGCTGGCCTGGTCGTCGGCCGCAACGCCCGCGCAGGTCCGCACGCTCGACGGCGCGGTCGTGCTGACGCCGCCCGGTCCCCCGGCCCCGCCGTCGGTGCCGGTGCGCGACCTCTGGGTCGAGGGGCCCGGGGGTCGCATCCACGCGCTGGTCTCGCTGCCCGAGGGCGGCGCCGCGCCCTACCCCGCGGTCTTCCTCGTGCACGGCGGCCCGTCGTGGCACGACTCCGACGCCTTCGCCGCCGACGTCGCGGCCTACGTCGACGCCGGGCTGGCCGTCGTCCGGGTCAACTACCGCGGCTCGACCGGCTACGGGTCGGCCTGGCGCGACGCGATCGAGGGCCGGGTCGGGCTGACCGAGCTCGAGGACCTCGAGGCGGTCTGGTCGGCGGCGGTCTCCGACGGGCTCGTCGACGCGCAGCGGGTAGCCCTGTCGGGCGGCTCGTGGGGCGGCTACCTCACGCTGCTCGGGCTCGGCCGTCTCCCGCAGCTGTGGGAGGCCGGCGTCGGCGCAGTGCCGGTGGCCGACTACGTCGCGGCCTACGAGGACGAGATGGAGCCGCTCAAGGCCTTCGACCGCTCGCTGTTCGGCGGCTCGCCGGAGCAGGTGCCCGACCGCTACCGCGAGAGCTCACCGCTCACCTACGTCGAGCAGGTGCGCGCGCCGGTGCTGGTGCTGGCCGGCGAGAACGACCCGCGCTGTCCCATCCGCCAGATCGAGAACTACCTCGCGGCGCTCGAGTCCCGGGGAGTCCCGCACGAGGTCTACCGGTTCGACGCGGGCCACGGCTCGCTGGTCGTCGACGAGCGGGTGCGCCAGATGCGGGCCGAGCTCGGGTTCGTCTGCCGCCACCTCGGCCTGCCCACCCCCGCCTAG
- a CDS encoding metallophosphoesterase → MHPATRTAAVLAATGAGGVGYAMAEARSYRLRRVDVPVLDPGQRPLRVLHVSDLHLLPQQTKKIAWVRRLAELEPDLVVDTGDNLAGYYSVAPVLDALEPLLRLPGVFVFGSNDYVAPTRRNPFMYFRPNGSAHGIRRPEDFHADAELPWRDLRAGLVSGGWRELTNARASVVVDGRRIDAVGVDDPHIRRDRYAEVSAPADPAADLTLGVAHAPYQRVLDGMSRDGADLVLAGHTHGGQLRVPLSPAAIVTNCDLPRGQARGLSRWGGSWLHVSAGLGTSPYVRVRFACPPEATLLTLVPREE, encoded by the coding sequence ATGCACCCCGCGACGCGTACCGCCGCCGTCCTCGCAGCGACCGGCGCCGGCGGGGTCGGGTACGCGATGGCCGAGGCCCGGTCGTACCGCCTGCGCCGCGTCGACGTGCCCGTGCTCGACCCGGGCCAGCGCCCGCTGCGCGTGCTGCACGTCTCCGACCTGCACCTGCTGCCGCAGCAGACGAAGAAGATCGCGTGGGTGCGCCGGCTCGCCGAGCTCGAGCCAGACCTCGTCGTCGACACGGGCGACAACCTCGCGGGCTACTACTCGGTCGCGCCGGTGCTCGACGCGCTGGAGCCGCTGCTGCGCCTGCCCGGCGTGTTCGTGTTCGGCTCCAACGACTACGTGGCGCCGACCCGCCGCAACCCGTTCATGTACTTCCGTCCCAACGGCAGCGCCCACGGGATCCGGCGGCCCGAGGACTTCCACGCCGACGCCGAGCTGCCCTGGCGCGACCTGCGGGCCGGGCTCGTGTCGGGCGGCTGGCGCGAGCTGACCAACGCGCGGGCGAGCGTGGTCGTGGACGGGCGCCGCATCGACGCCGTCGGGGTGGACGACCCGCACATCCGGCGCGACCGGTACGCGGAGGTGAGCGCCCCGGCCGACCCGGCCGCGGACCTCACGCTCGGGGTGGCGCACGCGCCCTACCAGCGGGTGCTCGACGGCATGAGCCGCGACGGCGCGGACCTCGTGCTCGCGGGACACACGCACGGCGGGCAGCTGCGCGTACCCCTCTCCCCCGCGGCGATCGTCACCAACTGCGACCTGCCGCGCGGCCAGGCCCGCGGGCTCTCCCGCTGGGGCGGGTCGTGGCTGCACGTGTCGGCCGGGCTCGGCACGTCGCCCTACGTACGCGTGCGCTTCGCCTGCCCGCCCGAGGCCACCCTGCTCACCCTCGTCCCCCGCGAGGAGTGA
- a CDS encoding cation:proton antiporter: MLTALLFALAGASALAAAALPRAAEGRPFSLPLVFLAAGVVLGLVPSVPEVDPVQHNDAVLNLTEVVVLVALMGAGLALDRPLGWKTWKTTWRLLVVAMPVTIAIVTLTGWALAGLPFATALLLGAALSPTDPVLAGDVQVGEPSDAEHGEDEVRFGLTSEAGLNDGAAFPVVLLAVALAGSHSLTRWALEDVLWRVGAGVVGGLLVGRLLGRLFFHARTSALRFAEHDADGFVALAVTFLAYGLTELVHGYGFVAVFVAACSIRAAERSHGYHATMHGFIEQIERLLTSWVLLLLGAALADGLLGALTWRGVLVGLVLLLVARPVGGLVALLGSRAGRRERTVIAVFGVRGIGSLFYLAYALGHADFPARELWATVGFTLVVSVVGHGLTASPAVARLDLLRNRRARRKRVRPTAEQIAREHV, from the coding sequence GTGCTGACCGCGCTGCTCTTCGCCCTCGCGGGGGCCTCCGCCCTGGCCGCCGCCGCCCTGCCGCGCGCGGCCGAGGGGCGACCGTTCAGCCTGCCGCTGGTCTTCCTCGCCGCCGGCGTGGTGCTCGGGCTGGTCCCGAGCGTGCCCGAGGTCGACCCGGTGCAGCACAACGACGCAGTGCTCAACCTCACCGAGGTGGTCGTCCTGGTCGCGCTCATGGGGGCGGGCCTGGCCCTCGACCGCCCGCTGGGCTGGAAGACCTGGAAGACGACCTGGCGGCTGCTCGTCGTCGCCATGCCGGTCACGATCGCGATCGTCACTCTGACGGGCTGGGCGCTGGCCGGGCTGCCGTTCGCCACCGCGCTGCTGCTGGGCGCCGCGCTCTCGCCGACCGACCCGGTGCTCGCCGGCGACGTGCAGGTGGGCGAGCCGAGCGACGCCGAGCACGGCGAGGACGAGGTGCGCTTCGGGCTGACCAGCGAGGCGGGGCTCAACGACGGTGCCGCCTTCCCGGTCGTGCTGCTGGCCGTCGCGCTCGCGGGCTCGCACAGCCTGACCCGCTGGGCGCTCGAGGACGTGCTGTGGCGCGTCGGCGCCGGCGTCGTCGGCGGGCTGCTGGTCGGGCGGCTGCTGGGCCGGCTGTTCTTCCACGCGCGCACGTCGGCGCTGCGCTTCGCCGAGCACGACGCCGACGGCTTCGTCGCGCTCGCGGTGACCTTCCTGGCCTACGGGCTGACAGAGCTGGTCCACGGCTACGGCTTCGTCGCGGTCTTCGTCGCCGCCTGCTCGATCCGGGCCGCCGAGCGCTCCCACGGCTACCACGCGACGATGCACGGCTTCATCGAGCAGATCGAGCGGCTGCTCACCTCGTGGGTCCTGCTCCTGCTGGGCGCCGCGCTCGCCGACGGCCTGCTCGGGGCGCTGACCTGGCGCGGGGTGCTGGTCGGCCTCGTGCTCCTGCTCGTCGCCCGCCCGGTGGGCGGGCTGGTCGCCCTGCTCGGGAGCCGGGCCGGGCGGCGCGAGCGCACGGTGATCGCGGTGTTCGGCGTACGCGGCATCGGCTCGCTGTTCTACCTGGCCTACGCGCTCGGCCACGCCGACTTCCCGGCCCGCGAGCTGTGGGCGACCGTCGGGTTCACGCTGGTGGTCTCGGTCGTGGGCCACGGTCTCACCGCCTCGCCGGCGGTCGCGCGGCTCGACCTGCTGCGCAACCGGCGCGCCCGCCGCAAGCGCGTGCGGCCCACCGCCGAGCAGATCGCGCGGGAGCACGTCTGA
- a CDS encoding Imm1 family immunity protein — MAPLFVRTIASDSPWAGAVELPWEPDWDDATLAALVEELDGVERTALVLTGPDNAHLAIGGSALAGLIVYVSYDEEQFALAGGSDDEGTRPVVAGGTVQDYPLRYVIEPAVAVQAAWTFVQYGELDDTWEWDRG, encoded by the coding sequence GTGGCGCCGTTGTTCGTCCGGACCATCGCCTCCGACTCCCCGTGGGCCGGCGCGGTCGAGCTGCCGTGGGAGCCCGACTGGGACGACGCCACACTGGCGGCGCTGGTCGAGGAGCTCGACGGCGTGGAGCGTACGGCTCTCGTCCTGACGGGGCCCGACAACGCCCACCTCGCGATCGGCGGTTCGGCCCTGGCCGGGCTGATCGTCTACGTGTCCTACGACGAGGAGCAGTTCGCCCTCGCCGGCGGCTCTGACGACGAGGGCACCCGGCCAGTGGTAGCAGGTGGCACGGTGCAGGACTACCCCCTGCGCTACGTCATCGAGCCCGCCGTCGCAGTCCAGGCCGCGTGGACCTTCGTGCAGTACGGCGAGCTCGACGACACCTGGGAGTGGGACCGCGGCTGA
- a CDS encoding MFS transporter, translating to MAGAPGASVAVPGRDVRAARVAVGALFFTNAVVFANVVPRLPYIKSSLGLSNAALGTAIAAGPLGALIAGAFASWFLVRWGSARVAVGSLVLMAANLLLISVAPSWGVLAAGLFLAGVCDSVADIANNAHGLRVQRRYGRSILNSFHGIWSVGAVFGGLVGSAAAGLDLALPLHLGVMAALSIVVVLATGRRLLPGPDDSEREPVHREAASSASRWWTQTSVIRALVVLGVVGSMGAAIEDAGATWGGVYLRDSLRSGAAVAGMAFVALQGMQALGRLTGDRWVTRFGERAVARAGAVVALAGMALALSLPSEATTVVGFGAAGLGISTWIPAAMHAADSIPGLPSGMALSIVGLVIRVGFFVEPPVVGVVADSTSLRWALLVVPFAAAVTLLAARALTTRVEPAPAGRPAPALAE from the coding sequence ATGGCGGGTGCCCCCGGTGCGTCCGTCGCGGTCCCCGGCCGCGACGTGCGCGCCGCCCGGGTCGCGGTCGGCGCGCTGTTCTTCACCAACGCGGTCGTCTTCGCCAACGTCGTCCCCCGCCTGCCCTACATCAAGAGCTCGCTCGGGCTCTCGAACGCGGCCCTCGGCACGGCGATCGCCGCCGGCCCGCTCGGCGCCCTGATCGCGGGCGCCTTCGCCAGCTGGTTCCTCGTGCGGTGGGGCTCGGCGCGGGTGGCGGTCGGCTCGCTGGTGCTCATGGCGGCCAACCTGCTGCTCATCAGCGTCGCGCCCTCGTGGGGCGTGCTGGCGGCCGGGCTCTTCCTCGCCGGGGTGTGCGACTCGGTGGCCGACATCGCCAACAACGCCCACGGCCTGCGCGTGCAGCGGCGCTACGGACGCTCGATCCTCAACTCGTTCCACGGCATCTGGAGCGTCGGCGCGGTCTTCGGTGGTCTGGTCGGGTCTGCGGCTGCCGGGCTCGACCTCGCCCTGCCCCTCCACCTCGGCGTCATGGCGGCGCTCTCGATCGTCGTCGTGCTCGCCACCGGGCGCCGGCTGCTGCCCGGGCCCGACGACTCGGAGCGCGAGCCGGTGCACCGCGAGGCGGCGTCGTCGGCGAGCCGGTGGTGGACGCAGACGTCGGTGATCCGCGCGCTCGTGGTCCTCGGCGTCGTCGGCTCCATGGGTGCGGCCATCGAGGACGCCGGCGCGACGTGGGGCGGGGTCTACCTGCGCGACAGCCTGCGCTCGGGCGCCGCCGTCGCGGGCATGGCCTTCGTGGCGCTGCAGGGCATGCAGGCGCTGGGTCGGCTGACCGGCGACCGCTGGGTGACCCGCTTCGGCGAGCGCGCGGTCGCGCGCGCCGGTGCCGTCGTCGCGCTGGCCGGCATGGCGCTCGCGCTCTCGCTGCCGAGCGAGGCGACCACGGTCGTCGGCTTCGGCGCTGCCGGTCTCGGCATCTCGACCTGGATCCCGGCCGCGATGCACGCGGCCGACTCGATCCCCGGCCTGCCCAGCGGCATGGCGCTCAGCATCGTGGGCCTGGTCATCCGCGTCGGCTTCTTCGTCGAGCCGCCCGTGGTGGGCGTGGTCGCCGACTCGACGTCGCTGAGGTGGGCGCTGCTGGTCGTGCCGTTCGCCGCCGCTGTCACGCTGCTGGCGGCCCGCGCGCTCACCACGCGCGTCGAGCCGGCCCCCGCCGGCCGTCCCGCTCCGGCCCTGGCGGAGTAG
- a CDS encoding aspartate-semialdehyde dehydrogenase, with protein sequence MSIAPIARRDGRPTLAVVGATGAVGTVMLEILSTRADVWGDIRLIASPRSAGKRLTVRGEELEVVALSPEAFDGVDVAMFDVPDEVSAEWAPVAAAKGAVAVDNSGAFRMDPDVPLVVPEVNAAAAAQRPKGIISNPNCTTLSMIVALGALHEAYTLQELVVASYQAASGAGQPGIDALREQMAKVSGDASLGTVAGDVRRAVGDPGPFPAPLAYNVVPWAGSLKDGGWSSEELKVRNESRKILGLPDLKVSATCVRVPVITTHSLAVHAVFATEVEQERAQHVLAQAPGVVLVDDPANHEFPTPADVVGTDPTWVGRVRRSLDDPRALELFLCGDNLRKGAALNTAQIAEVVAAELNPPR encoded by the coding sequence ATGAGCATCGCCCCGATCGCCCGCCGCGACGGGCGGCCCACGCTCGCCGTCGTCGGCGCCACCGGTGCCGTCGGCACCGTCATGCTCGAGATCCTCAGCACCCGCGCCGACGTGTGGGGCGACATCCGGCTGATCGCGTCGCCGCGCAGCGCCGGCAAGAGGCTGACCGTGCGCGGCGAGGAGCTCGAGGTCGTCGCGCTCTCGCCCGAGGCGTTCGACGGCGTCGACGTCGCGATGTTCGACGTGCCCGACGAGGTCTCGGCCGAGTGGGCGCCGGTCGCGGCCGCCAAGGGCGCCGTCGCCGTCGACAACTCCGGCGCGTTCCGCATGGACCCCGACGTGCCGCTCGTCGTGCCCGAGGTCAACGCCGCCGCAGCGGCGCAGCGGCCCAAGGGCATCATCAGCAACCCCAACTGCACGACGCTGTCGATGATCGTCGCGCTGGGCGCGCTGCACGAGGCCTACACGCTGCAGGAGCTCGTCGTCGCCTCCTACCAGGCCGCGTCCGGCGCGGGGCAGCCCGGCATCGACGCGCTGCGCGAGCAGATGGCCAAGGTCTCGGGCGACGCCTCGCTCGGCACCGTGGCCGGCGACGTGCGCCGCGCCGTGGGCGACCCCGGCCCGTTCCCCGCGCCGCTCGCCTACAACGTGGTGCCGTGGGCGGGCTCGCTCAAGGACGGCGGTTGGTCGAGCGAGGAGCTCAAGGTCCGCAACGAGTCGCGCAAGATCCTCGGCCTGCCCGACCTCAAGGTCTCGGCCACCTGCGTGCGCGTGCCCGTCATCACCACGCACTCGCTGGCCGTCCACGCGGTCTTCGCCACCGAGGTCGAGCAGGAGCGCGCCCAGCACGTGCTCGCCCAGGCCCCTGGCGTGGTGCTGGTCGACGACCCCGCCAACCACGAGTTCCCGACCCCCGCCGACGTGGTCGGCACGGACCCCACATGGGTGGGCCGCGTACGCCGCTCGCTCGACGACCCGCGCGCGCTCGAGCTGTTCCTCTGCGGCGACAACCTGCGCAAGGGCGCGGCGCTCAACACCGCGCAGATCGCCGAGGTCGTCGCCGCCGAGCTCAACCCGCCGCGCTAG
- a CDS encoding aldo/keto reductase: MDYTHLGRTGLSVSRLCLGTMNFGPETSEADSHAIMDSALEHGINFFDTANVYGWEKGEGITEKILGTWFAQGGGRREKTVLATKLYGDMGDWPNDGKLSALNIRRAADASLKRLQTDYIDLYQMHHIDRATPWEEVWEAFDVLRTQGKVLYFGSSNFAGWHLAKAQETARRRGSYGLVSEQSLYNLMARTVELEVLPAAQDYGLGVIPWSPLAGGLLGGALRKQREGNRRSSERVQAELEKNRAALEQWEDFCDELGEHPAHVGLAWLLHQPAVTAPIIGPRTAEQLDGTLRALEITLDAGALARLDAIFPGPGGAAPEAYAW; this comes from the coding sequence ATGGACTACACCCACCTGGGCCGCACCGGTCTCTCGGTCAGCAGGCTCTGCCTCGGCACCATGAACTTCGGCCCGGAGACCTCCGAGGCCGACTCGCACGCGATCATGGACAGCGCGCTCGAGCACGGCATCAACTTCTTCGACACGGCCAACGTCTACGGCTGGGAGAAGGGCGAGGGGATCACCGAGAAGATCCTCGGCACGTGGTTCGCCCAGGGCGGCGGCCGGCGCGAGAAGACCGTGCTGGCGACCAAGCTCTACGGCGACATGGGCGACTGGCCGAACGACGGCAAGCTGTCGGCGCTCAACATCCGGCGCGCGGCGGACGCCTCGCTCAAGCGCCTGCAGACCGACTACATCGACCTCTACCAGATGCACCACATCGACCGCGCGACGCCGTGGGAGGAGGTCTGGGAGGCCTTCGACGTCCTGCGCACGCAGGGCAAGGTGCTCTACTTCGGCTCGTCCAACTTCGCGGGCTGGCACCTGGCCAAGGCGCAGGAGACGGCGCGGCGGCGCGGGTCCTACGGGCTGGTGAGCGAGCAATCGCTCTACAACCTGATGGCCCGCACGGTCGAGCTCGAGGTGCTGCCGGCCGCGCAGGACTACGGCCTCGGCGTCATCCCGTGGTCGCCGCTGGCCGGCGGACTGCTCGGCGGCGCCCTGCGCAAGCAGCGCGAGGGCAACCGGCGCTCGAGCGAGCGGGTCCAGGCCGAGCTCGAGAAGAACCGCGCCGCGCTCGAGCAGTGGGAGGACTTCTGCGACGAGCTCGGCGAGCACCCGGCGCACGTCGGCCTCGCCTGGCTCCTGCACCAGCCGGCCGTGACCGCCCCGATCATCGGCCCGCGCACCGCCGAGCAGCTCGACGGCACGCTGCGCGCCCTGGAGATCACGCTCGACGCCGGCGCCCTCGCCCGCCTCGACGCCATCTTCCCCGGCCCCGGCGGCGCCGCCCCCGAGGCCTACGCCTGGTAG
- a CDS encoding methyl-accepting chemotaxis protein — MSTSTPAPAARRHPVADLPVRAKLLVSVLLVALVAIAVSGLGVSRLRDSNDRMSAMRASNLTSVVALSQARGGLMEMYYNLIGVAGLSAQFKPGSAEYTAAAAQMQKGVAAADTTIDAALTTYGANAGTTTGPRASQLAAVQKALANYRAFRDNWFFGKAAPAGVTVPTAVADIVKLNTDLSDALDRLATIEQADADADVAAGKAAYHRSIAEVVALLVLGLAGAVGFALVVGRRITRPLAAVQSSLEAMAEGDLTRTTHVEGRDEIGRMAATLTRAQARIRDVVSTMGTAAESLAATARQNTAVAEQLSDGAHQASAQARAVASASDEVSSSVTTVATGSEQMGASIGEIAQSANAAADVARQAVTVAQSTNRTIATLGESSRQIGDVVKVITTIAEQTNLLALNATIEAARAGEAGKGFAVVAGEVKDLAQETARATDDIAKRVEAIQADSGSAVGAIEEIAEVIARISDYTTTIASAVEEQSATTAEMNRNVAGAADATSRINTSIEDVAATAQSTADAVVEAQASAAELARMSDEMKQTVSQFQY; from the coding sequence GTGAGCACCTCGACCCCTGCCCCCGCCGCCCGACGCCACCCCGTCGCCGACCTCCCCGTGCGCGCCAAGCTGCTCGTCAGCGTGCTGCTGGTGGCGCTGGTCGCGATCGCCGTGAGCGGGCTGGGCGTGAGCCGCCTGCGCGACTCGAACGACCGCATGAGCGCGATGCGCGCGTCGAACCTCACCAGCGTCGTCGCTCTCTCGCAGGCGCGGGGCGGGCTGATGGAGATGTACTACAACCTCATCGGTGTGGCCGGCCTCTCGGCGCAGTTCAAGCCGGGATCCGCCGAGTACACCGCGGCCGCCGCGCAGATGCAGAAGGGCGTGGCTGCCGCGGACACGACGATCGACGCGGCGCTCACGACGTACGGTGCGAACGCGGGTACCACGACCGGCCCGCGCGCCAGCCAGCTGGCCGCCGTGCAGAAGGCGCTCGCGAACTACCGCGCCTTCCGCGACAACTGGTTCTTCGGCAAGGCGGCGCCCGCCGGCGTGACCGTGCCGACCGCCGTCGCCGACATCGTCAAGCTCAACACCGACCTGAGCGACGCCCTCGACCGGCTCGCCACGATCGAGCAGGCCGACGCCGACGCCGACGTGGCCGCGGGCAAGGCCGCCTACCACCGCTCCATCGCCGAGGTCGTCGCCCTGCTGGTGCTCGGCCTCGCCGGCGCCGTCGGCTTCGCGCTGGTCGTGGGCCGCCGCATCACCCGCCCGCTCGCCGCGGTGCAGTCCTCGCTCGAGGCCATGGCCGAAGGCGACCTCACCCGGACCACCCACGTCGAGGGGCGTGACGAGATCGGCCGCATGGCCGCGACGCTGACCCGCGCGCAGGCCCGCATCCGCGACGTCGTCTCGACCATGGGCACCGCCGCCGAGTCCCTCGCTGCGACCGCCCGCCAGAACACCGCGGTCGCCGAGCAGCTCAGCGACGGCGCGCACCAGGCCTCCGCGCAGGCCCGCGCCGTGGCGAGCGCGTCGGACGAGGTCTCTTCCAGCGTCACGACCGTGGCCACCGGCTCCGAGCAGATGGGCGCCTCCATCGGCGAGATCGCCCAGTCGGCCAACGCGGCCGCCGACGTCGCCCGCCAGGCCGTCACCGTCGCCCAGTCGACCAACCGCACCATCGCCACCCTCGGCGAGTCCAGCCGCCAGATCGGCGACGTCGTCAAGGTCATCACCACGATCGCCGAGCAGACCAACCTGCTGGCGCTCAACGCGACCATCGAGGCCGCCCGCGCCGGTGAGGCCGGCAAGGGCTTCGCCGTCGTCGCCGGCGAGGTCAAGGACCTCGCGCAGGAGACCGCCCGCGCCACCGACGACATCGCCAAGCGCGTCGAGGCCATCCAGGCCGACAGCGGATCGGCCGTCGGGGCCATCGAGGAGATCGCCGAGGTCATCGCCCGCATCAGCGACTACACCACCACGATCGCCAGCGCGGTCGAGGAGCAGTCGGCGACGACGGCGGAGATGAACCGCAACGTCGCCGGTGCGGCCGACGCCACCTCGCGCATCAACACGAGCATCGAGGACGTCGCGGCGACCGCGCAGAGCACCGCCGACGCGGTGGTCGAGGCGCAGGCCTCGGCGGCCGAGCTGGCGCGCATGTCGGACGAGATGAAGCAGACGGTCTCGCAGTTCCAGTACTGA
- a CDS encoding matrixin family metalloprotease, whose amino-acid sequence MSAGQTWDRATFGPARRRRRMTRALRALDRLDARAPGQWPAPDQWRAPVTYAPRRRFRPSRQVVAIAVVVLCLAAPKVVPRLLPATAADVGDSVPPAGAGEQSDRLLPAVAAPAGGRGFAFVHTEPGSSQPVRYDPCRALHYVVNRGDAPAAVDALVQQAAQRISAATGLAFVYDGETDEPAGMDRDAYQPDRYGMQWAPVLVAWTTPAQVPGLEGDVAGLGGSTAWPDTHGAFTYVSGDVALDAPALLPELVTQRGRDQVTAVVMHELGHVVGLAHVPDPQQLMFSDNTGQTELGAGDRRGLALVGAGPCRPHL is encoded by the coding sequence GTGTCGGCTGGACAGACCTGGGACCGCGCGACGTTCGGGCCGGCCCGGCGCCGACGGCGGATGACCCGGGCGCTGCGCGCGCTCGACCGGCTCGACGCCCGCGCGCCTGGGCAGTGGCCGGCGCCGGACCAGTGGCGGGCGCCGGTGACGTACGCGCCCCGACGCCGGTTCCGCCCGTCGCGCCAGGTCGTGGCCATCGCCGTCGTGGTCCTCTGCCTCGCGGCACCGAAGGTGGTGCCCCGGCTGCTGCCCGCCACCGCTGCAGATGTCGGCGATTCGGTGCCGCCCGCGGGTGCGGGTGAGCAGTCCGACCGGCTGCTGCCGGCGGTGGCCGCGCCCGCCGGCGGTCGCGGTTTCGCGTTCGTGCACACGGAGCCCGGCTCCTCGCAGCCGGTGAGGTACGACCCCTGCCGCGCGCTGCACTACGTGGTCAACCGCGGCGACGCTCCTGCTGCTGTGGACGCACTGGTCCAGCAGGCGGCGCAGCGGATCTCCGCAGCGACCGGCCTGGCGTTCGTCTACGACGGTGAGACGGACGAACCGGCCGGCATGGACCGCGATGCGTATCAGCCCGACCGATACGGCATGCAGTGGGCTCCGGTCCTGGTCGCGTGGACCACGCCGGCCCAGGTGCCGGGGCTCGAAGGCGACGTCGCTGGCCTGGGCGGCAGCACCGCCTGGCCGGACACGCACGGCGCCTTCACCTACGTCTCCGGAGACGTCGCGCTCGACGCACCGGCCCTGCTGCCGGAGCTGGTCACCCAGCGCGGCCGCGACCAGGTGACCGCTGTGGTCATGCACGAGCTGGGCCACGTCGTCGGCCTCGCGCACGTGCCCGACCCGCAGCAGCTGATGTTCAGCGACAACACCGGACAGACCGAGCTGGGCGCCGGCGACCGTCGCGGCCTGGCGCTGGTCGGCGCCGGCCCCTGCCGGCCGCACCTCTAG